Proteins encoded together in one Lathyrus oleraceus cultivar Zhongwan6 chromosome 5, CAAS_Psat_ZW6_1.0, whole genome shotgun sequence window:
- the LOC127084458 gene encoding probable WRKY transcription factor 25, whose product MASSFFSDLLNSPTNKDTLRDTERHHHHHRHNNVLLDQTDSDLPKFKSTPPPSLPLSPTPLFSPSYFSIPHGFSLSELLDSPVLLNSSHILPSPTTGSFANNQSLNWKNNYGEKQQNFKSEDETLSSFSFQAQPMLQTSTTNTAQNGWSFQETTKQDGLVSSGMDMSMVKTENSSSIHSFTQENNSVSGQNNHKRDYSNYQTQPQQQVQTLSRRSDDGYNWRKYGQKQVKGSENPRSYYKCTYPNCPTKKKVERALDGQITEIVYKGNHNHPKPVANKRNMNSMSSSSSSLANPPSSQFGNDMQMVLVATPENSSVSVGDDDFEQSSHKSGGDHEYCDDDQPHTKKWRIEGENEGISSGIGNGTVRQPRVVVQTTSDIDILIDGYRWRKYGQKVVKGNPNPRSYYKCTNPGCQVRKHVERASQDLRSVITTYEGKHNHDVPAPRGSGNHSINKPIPNIPTMSNTIGVNNGFFNHEMLQNNGFPMDSYVNMNQQRVDNVVRGRAKEEPVVEDDSFFDSLLS is encoded by the exons ATGGCCTCCTCTTTCTTCTCCGACCTCCTTAATTCCCCAACCAACAAAGACACCCTAAGAGACACCGAAAgacatcatcatcatcatcgtcataACAATGTTTTGTTGGATCAAACCGATTCAGATTTACCCAAATTCAAGTCCACACCTCCTCCATCACTTCCTCTCTCTCCTACACCTCTCTTCTCTCCTTCTTACTTTTCCATCCCTCATGGCTTCTCCCTTTCCGAGCTTCTTGACTCTCCGGTTCTTCTCAACTCTTCTCAT ATTTTACCATCTCCAACAACTGGATCATTTGCTAATAATCAAAGCTTAAATTGGAAGAATAATTATGGCGAAAAGCAGCAAAATTTCAAGTCAGAAGATGAAACCTTGTCAAGTTTCTCCTTCCAAGCTCAACCTATGCTTCAaacttcaacaacaaacacaGCTCAAAAC GGATGGAGTTTTCAAGAAACAACAAAACAAGATGGATTAGTATCTTCTGGAATGGATATGAGTATGGTGAAAACAGAAAACTCTTCATCAATTCATAGTTTCACACAAGAGAATAATTCTGTTAGTGGACAAAATAATCACAAAAGAGATTATAGCAATTATCAAACTCAGCCACAGCAACAAGTTCAGACACTTAGTAGAAGATCAGATGATGGATACAATTGGAGAAAGTATGGACAAAAACAAGTGAAAGGAAGTGAGAATCCAAGAAGTTACTATAAATGCACATACCCAAATTGTCCAACAAAGAAAAAAGTTGAAAGAGCTTTAGATGGACAAATTACTGAAATTGTTTATAAAGGTAATCATAATCATCCTAAGCCTGTGGCTAACAAGAGGAACATGAATTCAATGTCTTCCTCTTCGTCGTCACTTGCGAATCCACCTTCAAGTCAATTTGGAAATGATATGCAAATGGTATTGGTTGCCACGCCGGAGAATTCTTCGGTATCGGTCGGAGATGATGATTTTGAGCAGAGTTCTCATAAATCGGGTGGAGATCATGAGTATTGTGACGATGATCAACCCCATACTAAAAAATG GAGAATTGAAGGTGAAAATGAAGGAATATCATCAGGAATTGGAAATGGAACAGTGAGACAACCTAGAGTTGTGGTTCAGACAACAAGTGACATTGATATTCTAATTGATGGGTACAGATGGAGAAAATATGGACAAAAAGTAGTAAAGGGAAACCCAAATCCAAG GAGTTACTACAAGTGCACAAACCCTGGATGTCAAGTAAGAAAACATGTGGAAAGAGCTTCACAAGACCTAAGATCAGTGATAACAACCTATGAAGGAAAACACAACCATGACGTTCCTGCACCACGTGGAAGTGGAAACCACTCTATCAACAAACCAATACCTAATATACCAACTATGAGCAACACCATAGGTGTTAACAATGGATTCTTCAACCATGAGATGTTGCAGAATAATGGATTTCCAATGGATTCTTATGTGAATATGAATCAGCAACGTGTGGATAATGTTGTTAGAGGTAGAGCCAAGGAGGAGCCTGTAGTAGAAGATGACTCGTTTTTTGACTCTTTGCTATCTTGA
- the LOC127080524 gene encoding uncharacterized protein LOC127080524, with protein MDRTWMYDRVYSNRHGLKEEYVRGVKDFVKRALKQPICKSEGGIRCPCINCKCLKIRTPTNVRLHLYRDGFQPDYWIWTQHGEVELNVNTRNDSNSSEHVHHDDQIEAMNQMVYDAFRPYGVFSHVNDNIEVEEYTEDEFPNEDAKRFYDKLISFNKPIYEGATQSILSISTQLLEIRSNWHVPQKGLDFVAQMLKSVCPVQKCLPENYYQATQLVSKLGLKVEKIDCCKNGCMLYYKDDSNLSECKFCNAPRFIPRKTGMGKYKDIPVKRMFYFPIIPRLQRLYASTESASEMRWHHMNKNSSNILRHPSDGKAWKHFDSVYPDFSREPRNVRLGLCSDGFTPYIQASASPYSCWPIIVTPYNLPPEMCMTKPYLFLACLIPGPTNPKLKIDVYLQPLIDDLHRLWSNGILTYDISTKQNFIMKACLMWIINDFPAYGMLSGWGTQGKLACPHCMEHTDAFTLKSGHKNSWFDCHRRFLPSNHSFRRSKRSFLKNRVVTNEPPPISTGKDIWAVISNFPKVTEIGWEAKWKEFEGYGVDHNWKKRSIFWDLPYWKDNLLRHNLDVMHIEKNVFDNIFNTVMNVKDKTKDNEKAREDLAKLCFRGDLELQPLENGKNGKPKASYTLTKSEAKLVCQCRKGYGAWDEEP; from the exons ATGGATCGTACTTGGATGTACGATAGAGTATATTCCAATAGACACGGATTGAAAGAAGAGTATGTTCGTGGGGTTAAAGACTTCGTAAAGAGGGCTTTGAAACAACCTATTTGTAAATCTGAGGGAGGGATAAGGTGTCCGTGTATAAATTGCAAGTGTCTCAAGATAAGAACACCAACTAATGTTAGACTTCACTTGTATCGAGATGGATTTCAACCAGACTATTGGATTTGGACTCAACATGGAGAAGTAGAGCTCAATGTTAATACAAGGAATGATTCAAATAGTAGTGAGCATGTGCATCATGATGACCAAATTGAGGCAATGAATCAGATGGTGTATGATGCTTTTAGGCCTTATGGAGTATTCTCTCACGTGAATGATAACATAGAAGTTGAGGAATATACGGAGGATGAGTTTCCCAACGAAGATGCCAAACGATTTTATGACAAGTTGATATCTTTCAACAAGCCCATTTATGAGGGAGCTACCCAATCAATATTATCAATATCTACTCAACTTCTTGAAATTAGGTCTAATTGGCATGTACCACAAAAAGGTTTAGATTTTGTTGCACAAATGCTTAAAAGTGTATGTCCAGTTCAAAAATGCTTGCCCGAGAACTATTACCAAGCAACACAGTTGGTATCTAAGTTAGGGCTAAAGGTTGAGAAGATTGATTGTTGTAAGAATGGTTGTATGTTATATTACAAGGATGATAGCAATCTATCAGAGTGCAAATTTTGTAATGCTCCTAGGTTCATTCCTCGCAAGACTGGCATGGGAAAGTACAAAGATATCCCAGTGAAGAGAATGTTCTACTTCCCAATCATTCCCAGATTACAAAGATTGTATGCATCAACTGAGTCGGCAAGTGAAATGAGATGGCATCACATGAACAAAAATAGTTCCAACATCCTTCGCCACCCGTCAGATGGAAAAGCATGGAAACATTTTGATAGTGTATATCCTGACTTTTCTAGGGAACCCAGAAATGTAAGGTTGGGTCTGTGTTCAGATGGTTTTACTCCTTACATTCAAGCGTCTGCTTCTCCATACTCATGTTGGCCAATAATAGTTACTCCGTATAATCTCCCCCCTGAAATGTGCATGACCAAACCATACTTGTTTTTGGCATGCCTCATACCCGGACCTACAAACCCTAAATTAAAGATAGATGTCTACTTGCAACCATTGATTGATGATCTACATCGATTATGGTCCAATGGAATATTGACCTATGATATATCTACAAAACAAAACTTCATCATGAAAGCCTGCTTGATGTGGataattaatgattttccagccTATGGTATGTTATCTGGATGGGGAACACAAGGTAAattggcatgccctcattgtATGGAACACACTGATGCTTTCACCTTGAAAAGTGGCCATAAGAATTCCTGGTTTGACTGTCATCGTCGTTTCTTGCCATCTAATCACTCCTTCAGAAGGAGTAAAAGAAGTTTCCTAAAAAATAGGGTTGTGACCAATGAGCCACCTCCCATTTCCACAGGGAAAGATATATGGGCGGTAATAAGTAATTTTCCAAAAGTTACTGAAATTGGATGGGAGGCGAAATGGAAAGAATTCGAAGGGTATGGAGTGGATCACAATTGGAAAAAGCGAAGTATTTTTTGGGATCTCCCATATTGGAAGGATAACTTGTTAAGGCATAACCTCGATGTGATGCACATAGAAAAAAACGTCTTCGATAATATATTTAATACTGTCATGAATGTTAAGGATAAAACAAAGGATAATGAAAAGGCAAGAGAAGACTTGGCTAAATTATGCTTTCGCGGGGACTTGGAGCTCCAACCCTTAGAAAACGGAAAGAATGGTAAACCAAAGGCTAGTTACACTCTAACCAAATCTGAAGCCAAGTTG GTGTGCCAATGTAGAAAAGGGTACGGTGCATGGGATGAAGAGCCATGA